The DNA segment CCAGTGACGAGTGTCGAATTGGTGCGAGACAAAACCCGCCTAGACCTGGGGCTGCACGCGTTCCGGCTGCTGCTCGGGTGTGGGCTGTGGCTCCGGTGCGGTTTCCTGCTCAGGCGCGGGCTGCTCAGTGCCGTGAATGGCGTGGAGACGAGTCTGCGCGTCTTCCGCAAAGCTGCGGCCACGATCCACGATGCCGGCGGTACTCTCACGCGCACGCTCGACTGCGTCTTCCGCGCCCTTCCTAAAGTCATCAGTCTTCTTGCCAAGGAGTTCGCGCGTTTCCTCGCCACTCTGGGGGGTCAAGAGCAGTGCCATGACTACCCCGCAAAGCGCGCCGAATGTCAGTCCGAATATGAAGCTTCCCGTATTCTTGGGCATACTAGCCTTCCTGCACTAAACTATACTGATTAGAGTCTCATAGCCATTGTTCTCTATTAAAATTGTATCAACTGCGCACGTAATCCGCAATGTAGAGCAACGTAACACACGCCGCCGAAGCTTCCCCAGCGTGGAGTAGACCCACCGGTGGAAAGATGGCGCCAATGTACTCGGCTGCGACGTGACCGAGCCAGAACCCCGCGAGTCCGATTCCTAAGTACCAGAATGTCGTGCGGTCGCCCCGGCCAAAGAAGACATGGTAGGCAGCCGCTTCCAAGCTTCCCAATAGGATGCCAAGGACTATTACCGGCGGCACGAGGGCTAAGTAGTCGCCGAGTGTGTGCGAAAAGACCTCTAGGTCAAGAAAGTTCATCGTAGCGTAAGTGGGTAATTGCAAACGCCGCAAGAGAAGAGACGCTGGCGTGAATTGTCGCTGAGTGAGGCGCCTGTCCTCTCAAGACAAGCTGCTGCCCTGCACAGACGCTGCCGTCTCTGCGCGCAAGGCGTGAATGGTGCTTTCCAAGACTTCTAAGGTATCGTCGATGTCCGCGCACGTGGTGTCTTTGCCTATGCTGAAACGGAGCGCGCTGTTTGCCAAGTCGTCCGGTTTTCCCAATGCACGCAGCACGTGTGACGGTTCGACAGTACCGGACGTGCACGCTGCGCCGTTTGAGACGTCTATCCCAGCCAGATCCATACGCAGGAGGAGAATCTCGTTTGATATGCCGGGAAACGAGATGTTCGCTATACCGGCAACCCGCCTGGTGGAGTGTCCATTCTTCTGTATCCACGGCATGTGAGCCTCGACCCCTTTCTCTAATCGATCTCGCAGCGCTTGGGCGTGGATAACGC comes from the Chloroflexota bacterium genome and includes:
- a CDS encoding YtxH domain-containing protein, with the protein product MPKNTGSFIFGLTFGALCGVVMALLLTPQSGEETRELLGKKTDDFRKGAEDAVERARESTAGIVDRGRSFAEDAQTRLHAIHGTEQPAPEQETAPEPQPTPEQQPERVQPQV